The Betaproteobacteria bacterium genome contains the following window.
CTCTGGATCGATCAGCACCAGGAGCTCGTTTCGCGCCTCCGAAATGTCGATCACGATCACCCGCTTGTGAACGTCCACCTGGGTTGCCGCCAGGCCGATACCGGGCGCGGCGTACATGGTCTCGGCCAGGTCGTCAACGAGCACTTTTATCTCCTCCGTCACCGCGCGCACGGGCTCCGCAATCTTGTGCAGCCGATCGTCGGGATACTGGAGGATGTTGCGAATCGCCATCTGGCTGGGGGGCTCAGGACCGGATCGCCCACGCGGCGCAACCCGTCCGTCGCCTGGCGCGAAAACAGCTTCGAACGAAACCAAGTCCAGTAATGCCTCGAGGGAAAGTGGAGTAAACAATGATTAAGTCCATTATATCCGCCGTTTTGTTCACCGCGATCTGCGTGGGTGGCGCAGCACACGCTGCGGTCTCCCTGACGGACAACCCGCCCGAGAGCTATACCGTCGTGAAGGGCGATACGCTCTGGGGTATCGCGGGGAAGTTTCTGAAGGAACCGTGGCGGTGGCCGGAAGTCTGGGAACTCAACCGCGAGCAAATCAAGAACCCGCATTGGATCTATCCCGGCGATGTCGTCGTTCTCGACCGCAGCGGTGCCGAGCCACGGCTGCGGCTGCAGCGCACAGCGGGCGTCGAGCGCCTGAGCCCGCGCATACGCGTGGAGGAACTCAACGCCCGGGCCATCCCCACGATTCCGGCGGGTGTGATCGAGCCCTTCCTGTCCCGTCCCCTGATTGTCCCCGCCGCCACCCTGGATGCTGCGCCGCGTATCGTTGCCGGCGATGAGAACCGGGTCATGATGGGTAACGGCAGCAGGGCGTTCGCGCGCGGGTTGCGGCCCGAGGAAGGGCGAAGTCTGCATGCCTATCGGCCGGCCGCACCGATCGTCGACCCGGAGTCCGGTGAGTATCTCGGCTATGGGGCGTTCTACCTCGGTGAAGCGAAGGTGGTCGAGTTCGGCGAGATCAGCACCGTCGAGATCGTCAGCGTGAAGCGCGAGATGGCGATCGGCGATCGCCTGCTGCCCGCCGGCGAACCGATGCCGTATGCCTACGCGCCACACGCATCAGCCACGGATGTGGCCGGCCGCATCATCTCGGCGTACAGCAATCTGCGGGAAATGGGTCAGAACTCCATCGTTGCCATCAATCGCGGCACCCGCGACGGAGTGGATGAGGGCACGGTCTTTGGCATCTATCGCGACCCGGGCGTACACCGCCGCGTGATGCGTCAGGGCGAGCCGTTCTGGGGTACGCCCGCCGAGTGGGAAACCACGCAATCCGCGTGGCGCGGAGCGCCCTACTGGGGCGACCCCGTGCCGGCACAGGAGCTCACCGCGCTGCAGGATAACCCGATGGCTGCAATCGCGCCGCTGCCCGGGCCACGGGCTGCCGTGGTGCGGCCGGTGATCGACCCGAACAATCCGCTCAACCGGCTGCCGAAGGAGCGCTACGGGCTGATGATGGTCTTCCGCAGTTTCGAGCGGGTATCGTTCGCGTTGATCCTCGAATCCAGCCGGCCGGTCGAGGTGCTGGACGCCATCGGCAACCCGTAAGTCGCCGCGGTACCGTGCAACGAGCGGCCGGTTTTCCGGCCGCTTTTGTTTGGCACAAACCGAACATGCCGTACATCCCCGATCAGAAGTCGTGGCTCGCCTTGACGCTGGTGCCCGAGATCGGGCCGCGAACGCTCAGAAAGTTGCTCGCGGCATTCGGCACGCCCGAGGCCGTTCTCGCCTGTAATCGCAACGCCCTCGAACGCGTGATACCGGCGCGGCTGGCGGCACGCCTCCTCGCCTCCAGGGAAGCGGATGCGATAGGGGCGGCCATCAGTTGGCTCGACTGCGAAACGCACCATCTCGTCACCTTGGCCGATGCGGACTATCCGCGGCCGTTGCTCGAAATCGCGGACCCGCCCGCCGTGCTATACGTCGCAGGTGACCGCAACGCGCTCGGTACCGTCGCCCTTGCGGTCGTGGGCAGCCGTTCCCCGACTCCGCAAGGGCTCGACAACGCACAGGCGTTCGCCCAGGCACTCAGTAACGCCGGCATCACGGTGGTCAGCGGTCTCGCCGAGGGCGTCGACGCCGCCGCGCATCGGGGCGCCTTGGCCGGCGGCGCATGCACCATCGCAGTCGTGGGCACCGGTGCTGATCGCGTCTATCCGGCGCGCAACCGGGCTCTCGCCGAGGCGATCCGCGAGCGCGGTGCTCTCGTCTCCGAGTTCCCCCTGGGCACCCGCGCGCTCCCGGGCAACTTCCCGCGGCGCAACCGCCTCATCAGCGGGCTTGCGCGTGGTTGTCTCGTCGTGGAAGCCGCACTGCAGAGCGGTTCGCTGATCACCGCGCGGTGCGCGCTCGAACAGGGCCGGGAAGTGTTTGCCATTCCCGGCTCGATCCATTCGCCGCTTGCGAAGGGCTGCCATGCGCTCATCAAGGATGGGGCCAAGCTGGTCGAAAGCGCCGCCGACATCCTCGATGAACTGGGGATGACGGTCTCGACCCCGGCGGTCGCCACGCCCGGCGCCCGCGGCGAGCCAATGGAGGTCTCGCGCCTACTCCCGCACGTGGGTTACGACCCCGTCGACATCGATGCGCTGTGCAGCCGCAGCGGCCTACCGCCCGACGTGGTGACCGCCGAACTGCTGGCGCTGGAACTCGCCGGCCGCGTAGCGGCCCTGCCGGGGGGGCTTTACCAGCGGCGTTCCTGAGCGCGGGCCGGCAAGCCCACGTCCGGGTGCAGGCGAGAGGTCCGGCCTTGCGCCGCCGGATTTCGTCCGCTTATCATTCCCAGCCCATTCCCCGGCCTGCCGGACGCCCGCGAACTCCCATGCCACCCTCTCCGCGCGCCAGTGTGCGCCAGCCCGCCGAACCAACTTCCGCAGCCACCGCGGAAGGCAAGCGGCTGATCATCGCCGAGAAGCCTTCGGTCGCGAATGACATCGCGAAGGCGCTCGGCGGCTTTGCGAAGCGCGACGGCTACTTCGAATCGGATCAGTATCTTCTGTCCTCGGCGGTAGGCCACTTGCTGGAGATCGCTGCCCCTGAGCAGTACGAGGTCAAGCGCGGGAAGTGGACCTTCACCCACCTGCCGGTGATTCCACCCGAGTTCGATCTGCATCCGATCGCGAAGAACGCCGATCGCCTGCGCTTGCTCAAGCAGTTGATCCGGCGCAAGGACGTGGTCGAACTCATCAACGCATGTGATGCCGGTCGTGAGGGCGAGCTCATATTCCGCTACATCGTGCAGGCCGCTTCCGCGCGACAGCCGATCCGCCGCCTGTGGCTGCAGTCGATGACTCCGACCGCTATCCGCGAAGGTTTCGCGAAACTACGCGACGACGCGGAGATGCAGCCGCTCGCAAGCGCCGCGCGCAGCCGTTCCGAGGCCGACTGGATCGTCGGCATCAACGGCACGCGCGCGATGACTGCCTTCAACTCCAAGGGCGGCGGTTTCTACCTGACCACGGTAGGCCGCGTGCAGACGCCGACGCTGGCGATCGTGGTCGACCGCGAGCGAAGCATCAAGGCGTTCGTGCCGCGCGACTATTGGGAGGTGCGCGCAACCTTCGCGGTCGAGGCCGGAACTTACGAAGGAAAATGGTTCGACCCGAAGTTCAAGCGCGACGAGGACGCGGAACGCAAGGACACTCGGCTTTGGGCCGAGCGCGAAGCGCAGGCGGTGGTCGACGCCTGTCTCGGCAAGACCGGCAACGTGACCGAGGAAGCCAAGCCGAGCACGCAGCTGTCGCCTCTGCTCTTCGACCTCACGTCCTTGCAGCGGGAGGCAAACGGGCGTTTCGGTTTCTCGGCGAAGACCACCTTGTCGATCGCTCAGGAACTCTACGAAAAACACAAGGTGTTGACCTATCCCCGCACCGACTCGCGCCATCTGCCGGAGGATTACCTGGGGACGGTCACCAGCACGCTGGAGGCGATCGGTGAGGCGGACGCCTATCATCGCTTCTCCGCCCGGATCCTCAAGGAGAAATGGGTACGCCCGAATCGCCGCGTCTTCGACAACGCCAAGGTCAGCGACCACTTCGCGATCATTCCCACGCCGCTGACGGCCAAGGGCCTGAACGAAGTGCAGCAACGGATCTACGATCTCGTCACGAAGCGGTTTCTCGCCGTATTCTTTCCGGCGGCAGAGTACCTCGTCACCACTCGCATCACGCGGGTAGAGCAGCACTCATTCCGCACCGAGGGCAAGGTGCTGGTGAATCCCGGCTGGCTCGCCGTCTACGGCAAGGAAACCGCTGACGAGGACGCCAATCTCGTCGCCGTCGCACCCGACGAAAAGCCGCTCGCGCAGGCAGTGGAAGCGGTCGCGCTGCAGACCAGGCCGGCGCCACGCTACAACGAGGCGACGTTGCTCACGGCCATGGAAGGCGCCGGCAAGCTCGTCGAGGACGACGAACTGCGCGAGGCGATGGCGCAGAAGGGCCTGGGCACTCCGGCAACGCGGGCGCAGATCATCGAGGGTCTCATCGGCGAGAAATACCTGCTGCGGGAGGGGCGGGAACTCGTGCCGACCGCCAAGGCATTCCAGTTGATGACCTTGCTGCACGGGCTCGGCGTGAGTGAACTCACCCAGCCGGAACTGACCGGCGAATGGGAATACAAGCTCGCGCAGATGGAGCGCGGGCGGCTCAAGCGCGAAGCGTTCATGGCCGAAATCGCGCGCATGACCGAAGAGATCGTGAAGCGCGCCAAGGAATACGACAGCGACACGGTGCCGGGCGATTACGCCACGCTTGCCACACCATGCCCGACCTGCGGGGGTGTCGTGCGCGAGAACTATC
Protein-coding sequences here:
- a CDS encoding LysM peptidoglycan-binding domain-containing protein, translating into MIKSIISAVLFTAICVGGAAHAAVSLTDNPPESYTVVKGDTLWGIAGKFLKEPWRWPEVWELNREQIKNPHWIYPGDVVVLDRSGAEPRLRLQRTAGVERLSPRIRVEELNARAIPTIPAGVIEPFLSRPLIVPAATLDAAPRIVAGDENRVMMGNGSRAFARGLRPEEGRSLHAYRPAAPIVDPESGEYLGYGAFYLGEAKVVEFGEISTVEIVSVKREMAIGDRLLPAGEPMPYAYAPHASATDVAGRIISAYSNLREMGQNSIVAINRGTRDGVDEGTVFGIYRDPGVHRRVMRQGEPFWGTPAEWETTQSAWRGAPYWGDPVPAQELTALQDNPMAAIAPLPGPRAAVVRPVIDPNNPLNRLPKERYGLMMVFRSFERVSFALILESSRPVEVLDAIGNP
- the dprA gene encoding DNA-protecting protein DprA codes for the protein MPYIPDQKSWLALTLVPEIGPRTLRKLLAAFGTPEAVLACNRNALERVIPARLAARLLASREADAIGAAISWLDCETHHLVTLADADYPRPLLEIADPPAVLYVAGDRNALGTVALAVVGSRSPTPQGLDNAQAFAQALSNAGITVVSGLAEGVDAAAHRGALAGGACTIAVVGTGADRVYPARNRALAEAIRERGALVSEFPLGTRALPGNFPRRNRLISGLARGCLVVEAALQSGSLITARCALEQGREVFAIPGSIHSPLAKGCHALIKDGAKLVESAADILDELGMTVSTPAVATPGARGEPMEVSRLLPHVGYDPVDIDALCSRSGLPPDVVTAELLALELAGRVAALPGGLYQRRS
- a CDS encoding DNA topoisomerase III, producing the protein MPPSPRASVRQPAEPTSAATAEGKRLIIAEKPSVANDIAKALGGFAKRDGYFESDQYLLSSAVGHLLEIAAPEQYEVKRGKWTFTHLPVIPPEFDLHPIAKNADRLRLLKQLIRRKDVVELINACDAGREGELIFRYIVQAASARQPIRRLWLQSMTPTAIREGFAKLRDDAEMQPLASAARSRSEADWIVGINGTRAMTAFNSKGGGFYLTTVGRVQTPTLAIVVDRERSIKAFVPRDYWEVRATFAVEAGTYEGKWFDPKFKRDEDAERKDTRLWAEREAQAVVDACLGKTGNVTEEAKPSTQLSPLLFDLTSLQREANGRFGFSAKTTLSIAQELYEKHKVLTYPRTDSRHLPEDYLGTVTSTLEAIGEADAYHRFSARILKEKWVRPNRRVFDNAKVSDHFAIIPTPLTAKGLNEVQQRIYDLVTKRFLAVFFPAAEYLVTTRITRVEQHSFRTEGKVLVNPGWLAVYGKETADEDANLVAVAPDEKPLAQAVEAVALQTRPAPRYNEATLLTAMEGAGKLVEDDELREAMAQKGLGTPATRAQIIEGLIGEKYLLREGRELVPTAKAFQLMTLLHGLGVSELTQPELTGEWEYKLAQMERGRLKREAFMAEIARMTEEIVKRAKEYDSDTVPGDYATLATPCPTCGGVVRENYRRFACDRCGFSITKTPAGRQFEIEEVESLLARRELGPLQGFRSKMGRPFAAILRIVPDDEGSNHKLEFDFGQSRPDADEPEEIDFTGQESVGPCPKCGAAVYEHGLGYLCENTPLKRCDFRSGKIILQQEISREQMRKLLNEGRTDLLTDFVSKRNGRKFKAYLVVQPQGKIGFEFAPRAPKAEKKDTAKKAAGAAKQPRGKSGNN